Proteins encoded within one genomic window of Pseudomonas cannabina:
- a CDS encoding YmfQ family protein — MVVIRTAEHYAEQLQALLPHGPAWDPERVPEVRQVMTGLSHEFARIDGRAFDLLNEMDPATVSELVPDWERVMNLPDPCLGLKPLFADRRLSVRQRLVAVGGQNAAFYIDIAISQGYPDATVTEHRAPRMGRSRFGQAHFGTWNAQFMWTLNTGGRQRLGRRFGASYWGERFGVNPGVAIECLIRRAAPAHSVEFVNFN; from the coding sequence ATGGTCGTCATAAGAACTGCCGAACACTACGCCGAGCAATTGCAGGCGCTGCTGCCACACGGTCCCGCCTGGGACCCGGAGCGCGTGCCGGAAGTGCGGCAGGTCATGACCGGGCTGTCCCATGAGTTTGCGCGCATTGATGGCCGCGCGTTCGACCTGCTCAACGAGATGGACCCTGCCACCGTCAGTGAGCTGGTGCCGGATTGGGAGCGGGTCATGAACCTGCCTGACCCGTGTCTGGGGCTCAAACCCTTGTTCGCCGACCGGCGCCTGTCCGTGCGCCAGCGGCTGGTGGCAGTGGGAGGGCAGAACGCAGCGTTCTACATCGACATTGCCATCAGCCAGGGTTACCCCGACGCCACTGTGACCGAACACCGAGCGCCCCGTATGGGGCGTTCGCGTTTTGGTCAGGCGCACTTCGGCACCTGGAACGCGCAATTCATGTGGACCCTGAACACCGGCGGCCGCCAGCGGCTGGGTCGGCGCTTCGGGGCCAGCTACTGGGGCGAGAGGTTCGGGGTCAATCCCGGCGTCGCTATCGAGTGTTTGATTCGTCGAGCAGCACCGGCGCACAGCGTCGAATTTGTTAACTTCAACTGA
- a CDS encoding baseplate J/gp47 family protein — translation MPFETPTLPALINRTQVDLADEALRQSDARVLSRAHSGAAYGLYGYQDWIADQILPDTADEDTLERQAILRLRQPRKVAQAASGSVRFTAAAGAVLDADTVLQFSDGRFFQVTKGVTTVAGNNTTTVEAVDAGILGNADAGLVMTAVQPIEGIDSTFIVIGDGLVGGIAQESIESLRARVVRSYRVIPHGGNQDDYVTWALELPGVTRAWCVRRYLGPGTVAVFFMRDDDANPIPDAGQLAEMSAYLEPLRPVTADVYVLAPVQKPVVYTIRLTPDTSAVRAAVEAQLLDLHNREGGLGETLLLTHIAEAISRATGETDHVLVSPVANVTAAANQLLTFGGILWSS, via the coding sequence ATGCCGTTTGAAACGCCTACGTTACCGGCGCTGATCAACCGAACCCAGGTCGACCTCGCCGACGAAGCATTGCGTCAGTCCGATGCCCGGGTACTGTCGCGCGCGCACAGCGGTGCGGCCTACGGGCTGTACGGCTATCAGGACTGGATCGCCGACCAGATTCTGCCGGACACCGCCGACGAGGACACCCTCGAACGGCAAGCCATTCTGCGTTTGCGCCAACCACGCAAGGTCGCACAGGCCGCCAGCGGTTCGGTGCGCTTTACCGCTGCGGCCGGGGCCGTGCTGGATGCGGACACCGTCCTGCAATTCAGTGATGGGCGCTTCTTCCAGGTGACCAAAGGCGTCACCACGGTCGCGGGCAACAACACGACCACGGTCGAAGCAGTGGATGCAGGCATTCTCGGTAACGCCGATGCTGGCCTGGTGATGACGGCGGTGCAGCCGATCGAAGGCATCGACAGTACGTTCATCGTGATCGGCGACGGTCTGGTGGGCGGCATCGCGCAGGAAAGTATCGAGTCGTTGCGCGCGCGCGTGGTGCGCTCTTATCGCGTCATTCCGCATGGCGGCAATCAGGACGATTACGTGACCTGGGCGCTGGAACTGCCGGGCGTGACGCGAGCCTGGTGCGTGCGTCGTTACCTGGGGCCGGGCACTGTCGCGGTGTTCTTCATGCGTGACGATGATGCCAATCCGATCCCCGACGCCGGGCAACTGGCTGAAATGTCTGCCTATCTAGAGCCGCTGCGCCCGGTCACTGCCGACGTGTATGTGCTGGCGCCGGTGCAGAAGCCGGTGGTCTACACCATCAGACTGACGCCCGATACCTCGGCCGTGCGCGCGGCGGTCGAGGCCCAGTTGCTGGATCTGCACAACCGCGAGGGCGGACTGGGCGAAACCCTGCTGCTGACGCACATCGCCGAAGCCATCAGTCGCGCCACCGGCGAAACCGATCATGTGCTGGTTTCGCCCGTCGCCAACGTCACGGCGGCGGCCAATCAGTTGCTCACGTTCGGAGGCATTTTATGGTCGTCATAA
- a CDS encoding phage GP46 family protein, whose product MIIEGSLQASLLRSVVISLFTWRRAETDDPIDDAERFGWWGDTYPTQANDRIGSRLWLLRRVRLTAQTQRDAEFYAHEALAWLIDDGQVKNINILTEQVQSNRLNLGVELVVSDGQVVRFNPSEQWQVIYAV is encoded by the coding sequence ATGATCATTGAAGGCTCTCTGCAGGCTTCCTTGCTGCGCTCGGTGGTCATCAGCCTGTTCACCTGGCGTCGCGCCGAAACGGACGATCCGATCGACGATGCCGAACGCTTTGGCTGGTGGGGCGACACCTATCCCACGCAGGCCAACGACCGCATCGGCTCCAGGTTGTGGCTGCTGCGTCGGGTCCGGCTCACGGCGCAGACCCAGCGTGACGCCGAGTTCTATGCGCACGAAGCGCTCGCCTGGCTGATCGACGATGGCCAGGTCAAGAACATCAACATCCTTACCGAACAGGTTCAGAGCAATCGTCTGAACCTGGGCGTCGAGCTGGTCGTCTCCGACGGTCAGGTCGTGCGCTTCAACCCTTCAGAACAGTGGCAGGTGATTTATGCCGTTTGA
- a CDS encoding phage baseplate assembly protein V — MSLLNRMLVRGTVVLAKASSKMQALQMRLTAGEVKDDMEHFEPYGFTSNPLAGAEGIAAFIGGDRSHGLLLVVADRRYRLKGLESGEVAIYTDEGDKVHLKRGKVIDIETGTLNIKAAVAVNFDTPQITQTGKIVSKGDQIAGGISQISHLHGNVQGGNGQSGPPVGGAG, encoded by the coding sequence ATGAGCTTACTCAATCGCATGCTGGTGCGCGGCACGGTGGTGCTCGCCAAGGCCAGCAGCAAAATGCAGGCGCTGCAAATGCGCCTGACCGCAGGGGAGGTCAAGGACGACATGGAACACTTTGAACCCTACGGTTTTACCAGCAACCCACTCGCAGGCGCCGAAGGCATTGCCGCCTTTATCGGCGGCGATCGTTCTCACGGCTTGCTGCTGGTGGTGGCCGACCGACGCTATCGCCTCAAGGGGCTGGAGTCGGGCGAAGTGGCGATCTACACCGACGAGGGCGACAAGGTGCACCTCAAGCGCGGCAAGGTCATCGACATTGAAACCGGCACCTTGAACATCAAGGCGGCCGTAGCGGTGAATTTCGATACGCCGCAGATCACCCAGACCGGAAAGATCGTTTCCAAGGGCGACCAGATCGCCGGTGGCATCAGCCAGATCAGCCATTTGCACGGCAACGTGCAGGGCGGTAACGGGCAGAGCGGGCCACCCGTTGGAGGTGCCGGATGA
- a CDS encoding phage baseplate assembly protein, translating into MIDPNVVTLTVGDHDYAGWKSVEISAGIERQARSFDVSITWQWPGTEVAHPIMPGAACEVRIGGELILTGWVFAAPISYDGKQVTLKISGRSKTADLIDCAAINKPSQWKEVGVLKIFQALAAPYALSVISEIPETSKMADHTIEPAESVFKSIDRLLTLFRIFSTDDEFGNVVLARPGSLGQSADALELGKNVLSASITRDFSGLFSEYRVIGQQTGNDKTFGKEAAEVSAVVTDDRNKERLRVLIIHEDAPITPRLALSRANWERGQRAGKALLTTYKVQGWRQSNGALWRHNTMVQVVDPVIGLGRNMLISAVTYSLSDQGTITTLVVGPPEGFQAEPGDPNKRSKVQVNQDAYSWLLPIDEETTA; encoded by the coding sequence ATGATCGACCCTAATGTTGTCACCCTGACGGTTGGCGATCACGACTATGCCGGTTGGAAGTCGGTGGAAATCTCTGCCGGGATCGAGCGTCAGGCACGCAGCTTTGACGTGAGCATTACCTGGCAGTGGCCGGGCACTGAAGTCGCGCATCCGATCATGCCTGGCGCCGCCTGCGAAGTGCGTATCGGCGGCGAATTGATTCTGACCGGCTGGGTGTTCGCTGCGCCGATCAGCTATGACGGCAAGCAGGTCACGCTGAAGATTTCCGGTCGCTCGAAAACCGCCGACCTTATCGACTGCGCGGCCATCAACAAACCGAGCCAGTGGAAAGAGGTCGGGGTGCTGAAGATCTTTCAGGCGCTGGCTGCCCCCTATGCGTTGTCGGTGATCAGCGAAATCCCGGAAACCTCGAAGATGGCCGATCACACCATTGAGCCTGCTGAAAGCGTGTTCAAGTCCATCGATCGGCTGCTGACCCTGTTCCGGATTTTTTCCACCGATGACGAGTTCGGCAACGTGGTGCTGGCAAGGCCGGGGAGTCTAGGGCAGAGCGCAGACGCGCTGGAACTCGGCAAGAACGTGTTGAGCGCCAGCATCACAAGAGATTTTTCCGGGCTTTTTTCCGAATACCGGGTCATTGGTCAGCAGACCGGTAATGACAAGACGTTCGGCAAGGAAGCGGCGGAGGTTTCAGCGGTCGTTACCGATGACAGGAACAAAGAGCGCCTTCGCGTGCTGATCATCCATGAGGATGCGCCGATCACACCCAGGCTCGCGCTGAGCCGCGCCAATTGGGAGCGCGGTCAGCGGGCGGGCAAGGCGCTGCTCACCACCTACAAAGTGCAGGGCTGGCGGCAGTCCAACGGTGCGCTCTGGCGGCACAACACGATGGTGCAGGTGGTAGATCCGGTTATCGGTCTGGGCAGGAACATGCTGATTTCAGCCGTGACCTACTCGCTGAGTGATCAGGGCACCATCACCACGCTGGTGGTCGGGCCGCCTGAGGGCTTCCAGGCCGAGCCCGGTGACCCCAACAAGCGCAGCAAGGTGCAGGTCAATCAGGACGCTTACTCCTGGCTGCTGCCTATCGATGAGGAAACAACCGCATGA
- a CDS encoding DNA circularization protein — MSTWRDSLLPASFRGVGFFIEKAVVPVGRKGQLHEYPQRDEPYFESLGKQAQVHTLTAFIVGRDCFEQRDNLLQALEKDGAGELVHPWLGRMQVQVGQCSVTHTLTEGGMVRLDLVFYPANPLKFPVSTLNTRRQLLGASESLLDSALRRYRSVMAVVDAVRINIQALRSALSGVFATIQRQFAPFMAIYSDVTALVHSLVNAPLTVSTLFSTFFASFDGDTRRSGRADGSSNIGGSTGGGSASGSGGSASGSNGSGSSSGSASGSGSTSTRQASRTAINGGTSSVETVPYRSVISEATQQAEAVSSINLVNQGSGLDTGVTAQATANLVQDALLVKVARIVASMPVAAKVTPLTVVPSLDQQVTQALQRVDVPVADDVIELRDTLSSAIWEASLKADPEHYLALNTLRQALIRHLNAVAASGVRLVDMKVSEPLPALVLAYRRFGDASRGQEIVQRNRLAHPGFVPSGTRKIAQE; from the coding sequence ATGAGTACATGGCGTGACAGCCTGCTGCCAGCGTCTTTCCGTGGCGTCGGTTTTTTCATTGAGAAAGCCGTCGTCCCGGTAGGTCGCAAGGGGCAGTTGCATGAATATCCACAACGCGACGAGCCCTACTTCGAGTCGCTGGGCAAGCAGGCGCAGGTTCACACACTGACAGCTTTTATTGTCGGTCGCGACTGTTTCGAACAACGGGACAACTTGCTTCAGGCGTTGGAGAAAGACGGGGCGGGTGAGCTGGTGCATCCGTGGCTGGGGCGCATGCAGGTACAGGTCGGGCAGTGCAGTGTGACGCACACCCTGACTGAAGGCGGGATGGTCCGGCTGGACCTGGTGTTTTATCCGGCCAACCCGCTCAAGTTTCCTGTGTCGACGCTCAACACCCGGCGGCAACTGCTGGGCGCGTCCGAGAGCCTGCTGGACTCGGCGCTTCGGCGCTATCGCTCGGTGATGGCCGTCGTGGATGCCGTGCGTATCAACATTCAGGCGCTGCGCAGCGCGCTGTCCGGGGTGTTTGCCACTATTCAGCGGCAGTTTGCACCGTTCATGGCGATCTATTCGGATGTCACTGCGCTGGTGCATTCGCTGGTCAATGCGCCGCTGACGGTGAGCACGTTGTTTTCCACGTTCTTCGCCAGCTTCGATGGCGACACTCGTCGATCTGGAAGGGCTGATGGCAGCAGCAATATCGGCGGCAGTACCGGTGGTGGTAGCGCCTCTGGTTCAGGTGGCTCCGCGAGTGGCAGCAATGGCAGCGGTTCTTCCAGCGGCTCGGCGTCCGGATCGGGCAGCACGTCCACCCGTCAGGCATCCCGGACGGCCATTAACGGCGGGACGTCCTCTGTTGAAACGGTTCCTTACCGGTCGGTTATTTCCGAGGCCACCCAACAGGCGGAGGCAGTGTCCAGTATCAATCTGGTCAACCAGGGCAGCGGGCTGGACACCGGCGTGACGGCTCAGGCCACTGCCAATCTGGTTCAGGATGCACTGTTGGTCAAAGTGGCGAGGATCGTCGCGAGCATGCCGGTGGCGGCGAAGGTCACGCCGCTGACGGTGGTGCCGTCGCTGGATCAGCAGGTGACGCAAGCGCTGCAACGTGTGGATGTGCCGGTTGCCGATGATGTGATCGAGCTGCGGGACACATTGAGCTCGGCCATCTGGGAAGCGTCGTTGAAAGCCGACCCCGAACATTACTTGGCGCTGAACACTTTGCGCCAGGCCCTGATCCGGCACCTCAACGCGGTGGCGGCGTCTGGCGTGCGTCTGGTGGACATGAAAGTGTCCGAACCGCTGCCTGCGCTGGTGCTGGCTTATCGGCGGTTCGGTGACGCCAGCCGGGGGCAGGAAATCGTCCAGCGCAACCGCCTTGCACACCCGGGTTTCGTGCCGTCCGGCACGCGGAAAATCGCTCAGGAGTGA
- a CDS encoding phage tail assembly protein has product MSEVIDLASPIEAHGETLSQVTFRRPTAQEARAIKALPYKIDKNEDVSLDLDVAAKYIAVCAGIPPSSVNQMDLCDINTLSWKVASFFMAAASATLKA; this is encoded by the coding sequence ATGAGTGAAGTCATCGACTTGGCCAGCCCGATCGAAGCACACGGGGAAACCCTTTCGCAGGTGACGTTCCGACGTCCTACGGCGCAGGAAGCGCGAGCCATCAAGGCCCTGCCGTACAAGATCGACAAGAACGAAGACGTGTCGCTGGACCTGGACGTGGCGGCGAAATACATCGCCGTTTGCGCCGGGATTCCGCCCTCGTCGGTCAATCAGATGGACCTGTGCGACATCAACACGTTGAGCTGGAAGGTTGCGAGTTTTTTCATGGCAGCGGCATCAGCAACCTTGAAGGCCTGA
- a CDS encoding phage tail tube protein, giving the protein MGQKVAGTCYIKVDGTQLTISGGGEAPLMNVKRETVVPGYYKETEKTAWLKFTAVHTADLPLKLLTTGVDMTITCEFKNGKTYVLSGAYLVDEPSSKADDGTIELKFDGNQGSWQ; this is encoded by the coding sequence ATGGGTCAGAAAGTTGCGGGTACCTGCTACATCAAAGTGGACGGCACCCAATTGACCATCAGCGGCGGCGGCGAAGCCCCTTTGATGAATGTAAAACGCGAGACAGTCGTGCCCGGTTATTACAAGGAAACCGAGAAGACTGCCTGGTTGAAATTCACGGCGGTGCATACCGCGGATCTGCCGCTCAAGCTGCTCACCACGGGTGTGGACATGACCATCACCTGTGAATTCAAGAACGGCAAAACCTACGTCCTGTCCGGCGCCTACCTAGTCGACGAGCCCAGCAGCAAGGCCGACGACGGCACCATCGAACTGAAATTCGACGGCAATCAGGGGAGCTGGCAATGA
- a CDS encoding phage tail sheath subtilisin-like domain-containing protein: MAISFNNIPSDVRVPLFYAEMDNSAANSASASMRRLIVAQVNDDVSGPELGSLVLVPSVALAKNIGGQGSMLASMYEIWRKTDPTGEVWCLPLLNTEGVKAAATVTLTGAATEAGLLNLYVGGVRVQATVVNGATAAQAASALSVKINATPDLPITAAVEAGVLTLACKWSGASGNDIQLEFNRLGKTSGEVIPAGLTAAVMAMTGGVGTPDQLKALAALGDEPFEFLCMPWTDTSTLDAWKAAMDDSTGRWSWARQLYGHVYSAKRGTVGTLVAAGQLRNDQHITIQGVETGVPQPVWLQAAALAARTAVFISADASRPTQSGTMPGLDPAPASQRFTLTERESLLRYGIATAYYEGGYVRIQRSITTYQKNAYGQADNSYLDSETMHQSAFIIRRLQGIITSKYGRHKLASDGTRFGAGQPIITPSTIRGELIAQYARLEEEGHVENAEVFAQHLIVERDGNDPSRVNVMFPPDYINGLRVFALLNQFRLQYDEAA, translated from the coding sequence ATGGCTATCAGTTTTAACAACATTCCATCCGACGTCCGCGTGCCGCTGTTTTATGCGGAGATGGACAACTCGGCTGCCAACAGCGCGTCGGCGAGCATGCGTCGCCTGATCGTTGCTCAGGTCAACGACGACGTGTCCGGCCCTGAGCTTGGCTCTCTGGTGCTGGTGCCCAGCGTGGCGCTGGCAAAGAACATCGGCGGACAGGGCTCGATGCTGGCCTCGATGTACGAGATCTGGCGCAAGACTGATCCGACCGGTGAAGTCTGGTGCCTGCCACTGCTCAACACCGAAGGCGTCAAGGCCGCTGCAACCGTCACCCTGACAGGCGCTGCGACCGAAGCGGGTCTGCTGAACCTGTATGTCGGCGGTGTGCGCGTTCAGGCAACCGTCGTCAATGGTGCGACCGCTGCGCAAGCTGCAAGCGCGCTGTCGGTGAAGATCAATGCCACGCCTGACCTGCCGATCACCGCAGCTGTCGAGGCCGGTGTGCTGACCCTTGCCTGCAAATGGAGCGGGGCCAGTGGCAACGACATTCAGCTGGAATTCAACCGTCTGGGCAAAACCAGCGGCGAAGTCATTCCTGCTGGCCTGACTGCCGCCGTGATGGCAATGACCGGTGGCGTGGGTACACCTGATCAGCTCAAGGCACTGGCTGCGCTGGGCGACGAACCGTTCGAGTTTCTGTGCATGCCGTGGACCGACACCAGCACCCTGGATGCCTGGAAAGCGGCGATGGACGACAGCACCGGTCGCTGGAGCTGGGCCCGTCAACTGTATGGTCATGTGTACAGCGCCAAGCGCGGCACGGTCGGCACGCTGGTGGCTGCAGGCCAACTGCGCAACGATCAGCACATCACCATTCAAGGTGTGGAAACCGGCGTTCCGCAACCGGTCTGGCTGCAAGCCGCTGCTCTGGCTGCGCGCACTGCAGTGTTCATTTCTGCCGACGCCAGCCGTCCGACCCAGAGCGGCACCATGCCCGGCCTGGACCCGGCGCCCGCCAGTCAGCGTTTCACCCTGACCGAGCGTGAATCGCTGCTGCGTTATGGCATCGCGACGGCGTACTACGAAGGCGGCTACGTGCGTATTCAGCGCTCGATCACCACCTATCAGAAGAACGCTTACGGCCAGGCTGACAACTCGTACCTGGACAGCGAAACCATGCACCAGTCGGCATTCATCATTCGTCGTCTGCAAGGCATCATCACCAGCAAGTACGGTCGCCACAAGCTGGCCAGCGATGGCACGCGTTTCGGTGCCGGTCAGCCGATCATCACGCCGAGCACCATTCGTGGCGAGCTGATTGCGCAGTACGCCCGTCTTGAAGAAGAAGGCCATGTGGAGAACGCCGAAGTGTTCGCCCAGCACCTGATCGTCGAGCGTGACGGCAACGATCCAAGCCGCGTGAACGTGATGTTCCCGCCTGATTACATCAACGGCCTGCGCGTGTTCGCGCTGCTCAACCAGTTCCGCTTGCAGTACGACGAAGCGGCATAA
- a CDS encoding DUF2635 domain-containing protein: MTQRITVVPAEGRTVPDPEAGDLLPVEGRQVTFNAWWQRRHNDGDVTLQTEQTPTTYQAFTA, from the coding sequence ATGACCCAACGCATCACCGTAGTACCGGCCGAGGGCCGCACTGTGCCGGATCCGGAGGCGGGCGATTTGCTGCCCGTCGAAGGTCGGCAGGTCACCTTCAATGCCTGGTGGCAGCGTCGTCACAACGACGGCGACGTCACCCTTCAGACCGAGCAAACCCCCACCACCTATCAGGCCTTCACAGCCTAA
- a CDS encoding phage tail terminator protein, with product MKITPIVAHLQATCPTFAGRISAGIDWAAVALGDQLAHPSAYVIASGDVATANDLQNVIRQNITDQIDIVVVLESDDKRGQQASDQLHAIRAELWRALVGWNADRDYDAMQYTGGALVQISGARVTYRFGFAAQFQLGRNTSDQPAETWHEAYLDGLPGFTGATLEMDCVDPADPNLKSPGPDGRIEAKFTAEVTP from the coding sequence ATGAAGATCACCCCGATAGTTGCCCATTTGCAGGCGACCTGCCCGACCTTTGCCGGTCGCATCAGTGCTGGCATCGACTGGGCTGCGGTTGCCCTTGGCGACCAGCTTGCGCATCCCTCGGCCTATGTCATTGCCAGCGGCGATGTGGCCACGGCAAATGATCTGCAAAACGTCATCCGCCAGAACATCACTGACCAGATCGACATCGTGGTTGTACTGGAAAGTGACGACAAGCGCGGCCAGCAGGCCAGCGATCAGCTGCATGCCATTCGCGCCGAGCTCTGGCGCGCGCTGGTGGGCTGGAACGCTGACCGCGATTACGACGCGATGCAGTACACCGGCGGTGCGCTGGTGCAGATCAGCGGCGCACGTGTGACGTATCGCTTCGGCTTTGCCGCGCAGTTCCAGTTGGGCCGTAACACCTCGGATCAGCCCGCCGAGACCTGGCACGAAGCGTATCTGGACGGGTTGCCCGGCTTCACTGGCGCCACCCTTGAGATGGACTGCGTCGATCCCGCAGACCCGAACCTGAAATCCCCCGGCCCTGATGGCCGTATCGAAGCGAAGTTCACAGCAGAGGTAACACCATGA